The proteins below come from a single Euleptes europaea isolate rEulEur1 chromosome 5, rEulEur1.hap1, whole genome shotgun sequence genomic window:
- the SHOC2 gene encoding leucine-rich repeat protein SHOC-2 has translation MSSNLGKEKDCKEKDPKVSSAKEREKEAKATGGFGKESKEREPKTKGKEAKDGKKDSSSVQPGVAFSVDNTIKRPNPAPGARKKSSNAEVIKELNKCREENSVRLDLAKRSIHLLPSSVKELTQLTELYLYGNKLQSLPAEVGCLVNLVTLALSENSLTSLPDSLDNLKQLRMLDLRHNKLREIPPVVYRLTSLTTLYLRFNRITAVEKDIKNLSILTMLSIRENKIKHLPAEVGELCNLITLDVAHNQLEHLPKEIGNCTQITKLDLQHNELLDLPDSIGNLSSLKSLGLRYNRLSAIPRSLAQCSKLDELNLENNNISTLPESLLSSLPNLTSLTLARNCFQSYPVGGPSQFSTIYALNMEHNRINKIPFGIFSRAKVLSKLNMKDNQLTSLPLDFGTWTSMVELNLATNQLNKIPEDVSGLVSLEVLVLSNNLLRNLPHGIGNLRKLRELDLEENKLESLPNEIAYLRDLQRLILTNNQLSTLPRGIGHLINLTHLGLGENFLTQLPEEIGTLENLEELYLNDNPHLNSLPFELALCSKLSIMSIENCPLNTLPAQIVAGGPSFIIQFLKMQGPYRAMV, from the exons ATGAGTAGTAATCTTGGAAAAGAAAAAGATTGTAAGGAGAAAGACCCCAAAGTATCTTcggcaaaggagagagagaaagaagccaAGGCCACTGGTGGATTTGGGAAAGAAAGCAAAGAGAGGGAGcctaaaaccaaagggaaagaagCCAAAGATGGGAAGAAGGACTCCAGCAGTGTGCAGCCAGGTGTGGCTTTTTCAGTGGACAATACAATAAAACGACCGAATCCAGCACCAGGTGCTCGCAAAAAATCCAGCAATGCTGAGGTGATCAAAGAACTAAATAAATGCCGGGAAGAAAATTCAGTGCGCTTGGACTTGGCTAAGCGGTCTATACACCTTCTCCCATCATCTGtaaaagagttaacacagttaaCAGAACTTTATTTATATGGTAACAAGCTGCAGTCACTACCGGCCGAGGTGGGCTGCCTTGTGAATCTGGTGACTCTGGCCCTGAGTGAAAATTCTCTTACCAGCCTGCCTGACTCTCTTGATAACTTGAAGCAACTCCGTATGCTTGATCTGCGGCATAACAAACTTAGAGAAATTCCTCCAGTGGTGTACAGGCTAACTTCCCTTACCACACTTTATCTACGCTTTAATCGTATCACAGCTGTGGAAAAGGATATCAAGAACTTGTCAATACTTACCATGCTCAGTATACGTGAGAACAAAATCAAGCACCTGCCTGCAGAAGTTG GTGAGTTGTGTAACCTCATAACGCTGGATGTAGCACACAATCAGCTTGAACATCTTCCAAAGGAGATTGGAAATTGCACACAGATCACCAAACTCGACCTACAGCACAATGAACTCTTGGACCTTCCAGACAGTATAG gaAATCTGTCCAGCCTGAAAAGTCTTGGTCTGAGGTATAACCGGCTTTCAGCAATACCCAGGTCTCTAGCACAGTGCAGCAAACTTGATGAACTGAATTTGGAGAACAACAATATATCTACTTTACCAGAG AGTCTCTTATCCAGCCTTCCCAATCTGACTAGTCTGACTCTGGCAAGAAACTGTTTCCAGTCATATCCAGTTGGTGGTCCCTCACAATTTTCTACCATCTATGCTCTGAACATGGAGCACAACCgcatcaataaaatcccatttggaATTTTCTCTAGAGCAAAAGTGTTAAGCAAGCTGAATATGAAG GACAATCAGCTGACTTCCCTTCCTCTGGACTTTGGGACATGGACCAGTATGGTAGAGCTTAACTTAGCTACAAATCAACTCAACAAGATTCCTGAGGATGTGTCTGGACTGGTTTCTTTAGAG gtTCTTGTGTTATCAAACAATCTTTTAAGGAATCTTCCCCATGGCATTGGGAACCTAAGGAAACTAAGAGAATTGGATCTGGAGGAAAACAAGCTGGAATCCTTGCCAAATGAAATAGCGTACCTTAGAGATCTACAG AGACTGATCCTAACAAATAACCAGTTGAGCACCCTTCCTAGAGGAATTGGACACCTCATCAACCTGACACATCTTGGATTGGGGGAGAACTTTCTTACACAACTTCCTGAGGAAATTG GTACACTGGAGAATCTGGAAGAACTGTATCTGAATGACAACCCTCACCTGAACAGCCTTCCTTTTGAACTGGCCCTCTGCAGTAAACTGTCGATAATGAGCATTGAGAACTGTCCACTCAATACCCTTCCAGCTCAGATTGTTGCAGGAGGACCTTCCTTTATCATCCAGTTCCTCAAGATGCAGGGACCTTATCGTGCCATGGTCTGA